One Longimicrobiaceae bacterium DNA window includes the following coding sequences:
- a CDS encoding PAS domain S-box protein, which translates to MQPAKTGVARGDADRRSETPSSDFHAALEIVLATASDGILILDENERIVAWNRRLLELWKLDEELLATRDGSAVTGAMRARLADQDTAALDGSAGGGPGGENACFELSDGRVLEGSFGTGPDGGRGALRLWRFREVTQERDLEEALRIAEASYRTIFDLASEAMYVHDPVTGSILDVNERAMAFHGRTREEFAAMGIEAVSTGEAPYSAVEALDYVHRAAAGEPQLFTWRARHSSGRMIWIEVSLRRAVIGGEERVLATARDVTERMEAQAVLQRSQEELERAVAERTAELAAAHAAVREREEQYRALADADPDGIVVMDDGSTIISVNPAMETIFGYTAEELVGRSLTMLIPERLRQSHREGVNRYLATGKRSMSWVGVQVPGRRKDGSEVDLEINFGEYTIDGQHRFAGFIRDISERKQAEEALRFQSALLAAQNEAAIDGILVAHQGRVLSMNRRYADIFNVPEELRPLERCHEMLRWAIAQTADPQAYQASIERLRHDPDATHRDEVLLADGRVLDRYSAPLKSREGKLYGRIWVVRDITERKQIEAALQRAKEEAERANLAKSEFLSRMSHELRTPLNSILGFGQVLARRDLQPDQLRAVEHIMKAGRHLLSLIDEVLDIARIESNRQQLSVEPVHAGELLEEALALVRPMAQQRPVSLPHSVPLEADVHVRADRQRLMQVLLNLLSNAVKYNSTGGRVELHARRLDGENGTPRLALGVSDTGPGIPAERMGELFVPFSRLGAEQGGVEGTGLGLALSQRLVEAMHGELRVESEVGVGSTFWVELPVDDHPLARLESYRLGAPAPTPRQASRGPRRVLYVEDNLANLNLVESIFEDRPEIQLLPALQGRMGLELAREHRPDLILLDLHLPDMNGEDVLQQLRSDSRTSNIPVLVISADATPRQIARLRAAGARGYLTKPLDLDEFLREVDAALE; encoded by the coding sequence ATGCAACCTGCCAAGACCGGGGTCGCCCGGGGCGATGCCGACCGCCGGTCGGAGACACCGTCAAGCGATTTCCACGCTGCTCTCGAGATCGTCCTGGCAACGGCCAGCGACGGTATTCTGATCCTGGACGAGAACGAGCGCATTGTGGCCTGGAACCGTCGCCTGCTCGAGCTCTGGAAGTTGGACGAGGAGCTGCTGGCTACGCGCGACGGGTCTGCGGTCACGGGCGCCATGCGCGCACGGCTCGCAGACCAGGATACCGCGGCGCTGGACGGCTCGGCGGGCGGTGGCCCCGGTGGCGAAAACGCCTGTTTCGAGCTGTCGGATGGACGCGTACTGGAAGGATCGTTCGGAACCGGGCCGGACGGCGGGCGGGGAGCGCTCCGGCTCTGGCGCTTCCGCGAGGTCACGCAGGAGCGCGATCTCGAGGAGGCCTTGCGGATCGCCGAGGCTAGCTACCGGACCATCTTCGACCTCGCCAGCGAGGCGATGTATGTCCACGACCCGGTCACCGGGTCGATCCTCGACGTGAACGAGCGCGCCATGGCCTTCCACGGGCGTACGCGCGAGGAGTTCGCGGCCATGGGGATCGAGGCGGTGAGCACGGGCGAGGCACCCTATAGCGCCGTCGAGGCGCTGGACTACGTGCACCGCGCCGCCGCGGGCGAGCCGCAGCTCTTTACCTGGCGCGCGCGGCATAGCTCCGGCCGGATGATCTGGATCGAGGTCAGCCTGCGTCGGGCGGTCATCGGGGGGGAGGAGCGCGTGCTCGCGACCGCGCGCGATGTGACGGAGAGGATGGAAGCGCAGGCGGTGCTCCAGCGTTCGCAGGAGGAACTGGAGCGAGCCGTGGCGGAGCGGACGGCCGAGCTCGCCGCGGCGCACGCGGCGGTGCGCGAGCGCGAGGAGCAGTACCGGGCCCTCGCCGATGCGGATCCGGATGGGATCGTGGTGATGGACGACGGTTCCACGATCATCTCGGTGAACCCCGCCATGGAGACGATCTTCGGCTACACCGCTGAAGAGTTGGTGGGACGCAGCCTCACCATGCTTATTCCCGAGCGGCTACGGCAGTCCCACCGGGAGGGGGTGAACCGCTACCTGGCGACCGGCAAGCGGAGCATGTCCTGGGTGGGTGTGCAGGTCCCTGGCCGGCGCAAGGACGGTTCCGAGGTCGATCTGGAGATCAACTTCGGCGAGTATACGATCGACGGGCAGCATCGCTTCGCCGGGTTCATCCGCGACATCAGCGAGCGCAAGCAGGCGGAGGAGGCCCTGCGCTTCCAGTCGGCGTTGCTGGCGGCTCAGAACGAGGCGGCGATCGACGGGATTCTGGTCGCCCACCAGGGGCGGGTGCTCAGCATGAACCGTCGGTACGCGGACATCTTCAACGTGCCGGAGGAGCTGCGCCCCCTCGAACGGTGTCATGAGATGCTCCGCTGGGCGATCGCGCAGACCGCTGACCCGCAAGCGTACCAGGCGAGCATCGAGCGACTCCGCCACGACCCCGATGCGACACACCGGGACGAGGTCCTGCTCGCCGACGGCCGCGTACTCGACCGCTATTCCGCACCGCTGAAGAGCCGGGAAGGCAAGCTGTACGGCAGGATCTGGGTGGTCCGGGACATCACCGAGCGGAAGCAGATCGAAGCGGCGCTGCAGCGGGCGAAGGAAGAAGCGGAACGCGCGAACCTGGCCAAGAGTGAGTTCCTCTCCCGCATGAGCCACGAGCTGCGGACGCCGCTGAACAGCATCCTCGGCTTCGGACAGGTACTCGCAAGGCGGGACCTTCAGCCGGATCAGCTCCGCGCCGTCGAGCACATCATGAAGGCGGGGCGCCACCTCCTGAGCCTGATCGACGAGGTGCTCGACATCGCGCGGATCGAGTCGAACCGACAGCAACTCTCGGTGGAGCCGGTGCACGCCGGCGAGCTGCTGGAGGAGGCTCTCGCGCTGGTGCGGCCGATGGCACAGCAGCGACCGGTTTCCCTGCCTCACTCCGTGCCGCTGGAGGCGGACGTACATGTGCGGGCAGACCGACAGCGGCTGATGCAGGTGCTGCTGAACCTGCTCTCCAACGCGGTGAAGTACAACTCCACGGGTGGGCGCGTGGAGCTGCACGCCCGACGGCTGGACGGGGAGAATGGTACGCCGCGCCTGGCGCTGGGGGTGAGTGATACCGGCCCGGGGATCCCGGCGGAGCGCATGGGGGAATTGTTCGTGCCTTTCTCCCGCCTGGGAGCCGAGCAGGGAGGCGTGGAGGGTACCGGGCTGGGCCTGGCCTTGTCGCAGCGCCTGGTCGAGGCCATGCACGGCGAGCTGCGGGTGGAGAGCGAGGTGGGCGTAGGGAGCACCTTCTGGGTCGAGCTGCCGGTGGACGATCACCCGCTCGCCCGGCTGGAGAGCTACCGCCTGGGTGCCCCCGCGCCGACCCCGCGACAGGCCAGTCGTGGTCCTCGCCGCGTGCTGTACGTGGAGGACAACCTGGCCAACCTGAACCTGGTGGAGAGCATCTTCGAGGACCGTCCGGAGATCCAGCTCCTGCCGGCGCTGCAAGGGCGCATGGGGCTCGAGCTCGCTCGCGAGCACCGCCCCGACCTGATCCTGCTCGACCTCCACCTGCCGGACATGAACGGAGAAGACGTGCTGCAGCAGCTACGCTCCGATTCACGTACCAGCAACATCCCCGTCCTGGTGATCAGCGCCGACGCCACGCCGCGCCAGATCGCGCGCCTGCGCGCGGCGGGGGCACGAGGCTACCTGACCAAGCCGCTCGATCTCGACGAGTTCCTGCGCGAGGTGGATGCGGCGCTGGAGTGA
- a CDS encoding Gfo/Idh/MocA family oxidoreductase, protein MKTQMKMKRIAVLAMGLVLAALPLLPLAGAAQQVPPGKRIGIIGLDTSHSPAFVNAFNADEPDPALLGYRVVAAYPYGSRTIESSYSRIPRYTEEVRARGVEIVGSIAELLEKVDVVLLNTNDGRLHLEQALEVFRAGKPVFIDKPVAASLADAIAIYDAAEHYGVPVFSSSTLRFTPDVQAVRGGSIGQVTGADAFSPATLEPTHPDLFWYGIHGVEILFAVMGTGCETVSRLHAEGWDVVTCRWRDGRVGTFRGLREGKTGYGGTAFGTEGIQVLEYEGGYDGLTREVAKFFATGNPPVTAEETLEIFAFMAAAEESKRREGAPVSLAEVMEQGRREAATRNDG, encoded by the coding sequence ATGAAGACTCAGATGAAGATGAAGAGGATTGCTGTCCTGGCGATGGGCCTCGTGCTGGCAGCCCTCCCGCTGCTGCCGCTTGCGGGCGCCGCACAGCAGGTGCCGCCCGGCAAGCGCATCGGCATCATCGGGCTGGACACCTCGCACAGCCCGGCCTTCGTAAACGCCTTCAACGCCGATGAGCCCGATCCGGCGCTGCTGGGGTACCGCGTGGTGGCCGCCTACCCCTACGGCAGTCGAACCATCGAGTCGAGCTACAGTCGCATTCCGCGCTATACCGAGGAGGTGCGCGCCCGCGGTGTCGAGATCGTCGGGTCCATCGCCGAACTGCTCGAAAAGGTCGACGTGGTGCTGCTGAACACCAACGACGGTCGGTTGCACCTCGAGCAGGCACTGGAGGTGTTCCGAGCGGGGAAGCCGGTCTTCATCGACAAGCCCGTGGCTGCGTCTCTCGCCGATGCGATCGCCATCTACGACGCCGCGGAGCACTATGGCGTCCCGGTGTTCAGCTCCTCCACGCTGCGTTTCACTCCCGACGTGCAGGCGGTGCGCGGCGGGAGCATCGGGCAGGTCACAGGCGCGGACGCTTTCAGTCCGGCGACCCTGGAGCCCACGCACCCGGATCTCTTCTGGTACGGGATCCACGGGGTGGAAATCCTGTTCGCCGTCATGGGCACCGGATGCGAGACAGTCAGCCGACTGCACGCGGAGGGGTGGGACGTGGTGACCTGCCGCTGGCGCGACGGCCGGGTGGGCACCTTCCGCGGGCTGCGCGAGGGGAAGACCGGTTATGGCGGCACCGCATTCGGTACGGAAGGTATCCAGGTGCTGGAGTACGAGGGCGGATACGACGGGCTCACCCGCGAGGTGGCGAAGTTCTTCGCAACCGGAAATCCGCCGGTGACGGCAGAGGAGACACTGGAGATCTTTGCCTTCATGGCCGCGGCAGAAGAGAGCAAGCGACGAGAGGGGGCGCCGGTGTCCCTCGCGGAGGTGATGGAACAGGGGCGAAGAGAGGCGGCAACGCGGAACGACGGATGA
- a CDS encoding uracil-DNA glycosylase family protein gives MSEDLDQLLARIRACRVCEAYLPLGPRPVLQAGTGARILVVGQAPGARVHASGIPWDDPSGERLRKWMGITKEVFYDPEQIAIVPIGFCYPGRGAGGDNPPRPECAALWFEPLMERLPDIRLSLLIGQYAQKHCLGRLRRGSLTETVRAWREYAPDRFPLPHPSPRNQPWFVRHPWFEAELIPELRRRVAEVLLGDSSR, from the coding sequence TTGTCGGAAGACCTCGATCAGCTACTGGCGAGGATCCGGGCGTGTAGGGTGTGCGAGGCGTACCTCCCGCTCGGGCCGCGACCGGTGCTGCAGGCCGGAACCGGTGCCCGCATTCTCGTCGTGGGACAAGCCCCCGGGGCCCGCGTGCACGCCTCCGGCATTCCCTGGGACGACCCGAGCGGCGAGCGGCTCCGCAAGTGGATGGGAATTACGAAGGAGGTCTTCTATGACCCGGAGCAGATCGCCATCGTACCCATCGGCTTCTGCTATCCGGGTCGTGGGGCCGGGGGAGACAACCCGCCGCGACCGGAATGCGCGGCGCTGTGGTTCGAGCCGCTGATGGAGCGCCTCCCCGACATCCGACTCAGCCTGCTCATCGGGCAGTACGCGCAGAAGCATTGCCTTGGTCGGCTTCGCCGCGGCTCGCTGACCGAGACGGTGCGTGCCTGGCGAGAGTACGCGCCGGATCGATTTCCCCTCCCCCATCCCTCTCCCAGGAACCAGCCCTGGTTCGTGCGGCATCCCTGGTTCGAAGCCGAGCTGATCCCTGAATTGCGGCGGCGGGTTGCGGAGGTGCTGCTGGGAGATAGCTCCCGCTAA
- a CDS encoding response regulator, with amino-acid sequence MPKRILIVEDNFDNREIYAEILRHSGYEILEAENGIRGVEKATQHLPDLILMDLSMPLMDGWEAITLLKRDARTAGIPVLAISAHVVMNGDYRRAQQAGFDSYITKPVEPKQVLEEIRRRIGPAEDPA; translated from the coding sequence TTGCCCAAGCGCATCCTGATCGTCGAGGACAACTTCGACAACCGCGAGATCTACGCTGAGATCCTGCGGCATTCCGGCTATGAGATCCTGGAGGCGGAGAACGGCATCCGCGGTGTCGAGAAGGCGACCCAACACCTACCGGACCTGATCCTGATGGACCTCTCCATGCCGCTCATGGACGGTTGGGAGGCGATCACGCTGCTGAAGCGCGACGCGCGGACCGCTGGGATCCCGGTACTGGCGATCTCCGCGCACGTGGTGATGAACGGAGACTATCGTCGCGCGCAGCAAGCGGGCTTCGACTCCTACATCACCAAGCCGGTCGAGCCGAAGCAGGTGCTGGAGGAGATCAGGCGGCGGATCGGGCCGGCGGAGGATCCGGCCTGA
- a CDS encoding ATP-binding protein codes for MGATVLDAVTVLDVLLLLLSLPLGLGLHQAAMALDDRLARTSGVARAGWLAVSVVLLGLGLWLLGLATLLPFRESIPVEYAVLPALLALALALSSVAFSFIALHLHRPAWLRVSLGAALWGASVAVIHYLGLAALGWPNAVRADPPFAIQVAAATIAGAAVLLWTALAERELRPRRRWWRMAGNAVALVAAPAAAYSGLVATKRTPVTPPTTRLHFLVDPVAVLVGGAVLLLLVAAVLLAASVDRSLRRRRAETEALRRSDDRFRSLIQASSQIVWTTDPNGEMVSEQTSWSEFTGQNLEAYRGWGWFNAIHPEDREATASVWQAALANRRPLEVQHRVRRHDGQYRACVARVVPVLEPDGQVREWVGTHTDVTEHARMQEERELLASAGRVLSSSLDERDTLNAIATLLVPRLADWCSVDIRTSDGSTERVVATHADPQRTTLLREVRIHPSAEREGHGAARVLATGESELFREVNDELLRSIVNDDADFQRLREVGVTSLLTVPLTARRQVLGVLTLALSEQGEPYDLRDLALAEELARRAAIAIDNARLYSAARAAIQARDEMMSVVSHDLRNPLSTVMMTAELLLDGRTDPEEQRRHLQTIGRAAGSMNRLIRDLLDAGQLDQGSLAIERRPLEPGPLAEEACESMQPMAKDKGQRLTCEIEAQLPKVEGDAERMGQVLSNLLGNAIKFGQEGGSIHLRVASRREEIVFSIIDDGPGIAPEDLPRVFDRHWRGKETAHLGAGLGLAISKAIVEAHGGRIWVESEPGRGTAFHFTIPTLKPESEPEARTGSEAAEDELEHHSTDNPGYDVVSGRS; via the coding sequence ATGGGCGCCACCGTCCTGGACGCCGTCACGGTGCTCGACGTACTGCTCCTTCTCCTGTCGCTCCCGCTGGGGTTGGGGCTGCACCAGGCGGCCATGGCCCTCGACGACCGCCTCGCGCGCACGTCGGGGGTAGCGCGAGCGGGTTGGCTGGCGGTGAGCGTGGTCCTGCTGGGGCTGGGGCTCTGGCTCCTCGGCCTCGCCACCCTGCTTCCTTTCCGTGAGTCCATCCCTGTCGAGTATGCCGTTCTCCCGGCGTTGCTCGCCCTGGCGCTCGCCTTGAGCTCGGTAGCCTTCTCCTTCATTGCGCTGCACCTCCATCGCCCCGCATGGCTGCGTGTGTCGCTTGGTGCCGCGCTGTGGGGCGCATCGGTCGCCGTCATTCACTACCTGGGCCTCGCAGCCCTCGGCTGGCCGAACGCGGTTCGCGCCGACCCACCGTTTGCCATTCAGGTGGCGGCGGCTACCATCGCGGGCGCAGCCGTGCTCCTCTGGACTGCGCTCGCCGAACGGGAGCTGCGGCCGCGACGGAGATGGTGGCGGATGGCCGGGAACGCGGTGGCGCTGGTGGCCGCCCCTGCGGCGGCCTACTCGGGGCTGGTGGCGACCAAGCGCACCCCGGTGACGCCGCCGACCACTCGCCTGCACTTCCTCGTGGACCCGGTGGCGGTGCTCGTCGGTGGCGCGGTGTTGCTGCTTCTGGTGGCCGCGGTGTTGCTCGCTGCGTCCGTGGATCGTAGCCTGCGGCGCCGACGCGCGGAGACCGAGGCGCTGCGCCGCAGCGACGACCGCTTCCGCTCCCTAATACAGGCATCCTCCCAGATCGTCTGGACGACCGATCCGAACGGGGAGATGGTGAGCGAACAGACATCCTGGTCGGAGTTTACCGGCCAGAACCTGGAGGCATACCGGGGATGGGGATGGTTCAACGCCATCCATCCCGAGGACCGTGAGGCCACCGCGAGCGTGTGGCAGGCTGCGCTGGCCAATCGTCGGCCGCTCGAGGTTCAGCACCGGGTCCGGCGGCACGATGGGCAGTACCGGGCCTGCGTCGCGCGCGTCGTCCCCGTGCTCGAGCCCGACGGGCAGGTGCGCGAGTGGGTAGGGACGCACACCGACGTCACCGAGCACGCCCGCATGCAGGAGGAGCGCGAGCTCCTGGCCAGCGCGGGACGGGTGCTCTCGTCCTCGCTCGACGAGCGGGATACGCTCAACGCCATCGCCACCCTGCTCGTTCCTCGCCTCGCCGACTGGTGCTCCGTTGACATCCGTACCTCCGACGGCTCGACCGAGCGGGTGGTGGCCACGCACGCGGATCCGCAACGCACCACGCTCCTGAGGGAGGTGCGGATCCATCCCTCCGCTGAACGGGAGGGTCACGGGGCCGCACGCGTGCTGGCCACGGGGGAGAGCGAGCTGTTCCGTGAGGTGAATGACGAGCTCCTTCGCAGCATCGTCAACGACGACGCCGACTTCCAGCGCCTGCGAGAGGTCGGCGTCACCTCTCTGCTCACCGTCCCCCTCACCGCGAGGCGCCAGGTGCTCGGGGTCCTCACCCTGGCGCTTTCCGAGCAGGGGGAGCCCTACGACCTGCGCGACCTCGCGCTCGCCGAAGAGCTCGCCCGCCGGGCGGCCATCGCCATCGACAACGCGCGCCTGTACTCCGCCGCGCGCGCCGCCATCCAGGCGCGCGACGAGATGATGAGCGTCGTCTCACACGACCTGCGGAATCCGCTCAGTACGGTGATGATGACCGCGGAGCTGCTGCTCGACGGGCGGACGGATCCGGAGGAGCAGCGGCGGCACCTGCAGACGATCGGGCGCGCCGCAGGCTCGATGAACCGGCTCATCCGTGACCTGCTGGACGCCGGGCAGCTCGACCAGGGCAGCCTGGCGATCGAGCGGCGGCCGCTGGAGCCGGGCCCCCTCGCCGAGGAGGCATGCGAGTCCATGCAGCCGATGGCGAAGGACAAGGGACAGCGCCTGACGTGCGAGATCGAAGCGCAGCTTCCGAAGGTGGAGGGCGACGCGGAGAGGATGGGGCAGGTGCTATCGAACCTTCTGGGCAACGCGATCAAGTTCGGCCAGGAAGGAGGGTCGATCCACCTGCGGGTTGCCTCGCGCCGTGAGGAGATCGTCTTCTCCATCATAGACGACGGGCCGGGAATCGCCCCGGAGGACCTGCCTCGCGTCTTCGATCGTCACTGGCGGGGAAAGGAGACCGCGCACCTCGGAGCCGGACTCGGCCTCGCCATCTCGAAAGCGATCGTCGAGGCGCACGGCGGCAGGATCTGGGTGGAGAGCGAGCCGGGGCGCGGCACCGCCTTCCACTTCACCATCCCCACCCTCAAGCCCGAAAGCGAACCCGAGGCGCGGACAGGGAGCGAAGCGGCGGAGGACGAACTCGAACACCATTCGACCGACAACCCCGGGTACGACGTCGTTTCCGGAAGGTCCTGA